The segment GTTGCACTCGTTGACCGTGCAGAAATGTTGATATCCATGGGCCGGATGGGGCAGGTGGGACGGGTCGCCCCTATCGCGCGAAGTCATCCGGTGACCTACGGGACGTGTCCGCCCGGGGCGTCGGCGCAGGTTCAGTACGGTGGGCGCGGCACCCGACCGAGGAGCGCGATGCCCAAGGCGCCGTTGACCCGCACCGTGACCGTCGCCACGTTGCTGCTGGCCGTCGCCGCGCTCGTCTGGGTGCTGCCGCGGACCGCCGCCCCCGGCCACGCCGCCACCTGCGGACGCCGGATCGCCTCCTGGACCCCCGATTCCCGGCATACCGCAGAATTCGCCCGATACGGCAATGACAACGCCCGGGTCGACGACTGGACCGGCGGTGACGGCACCCACGCGGTGCGTCTGCCCGACGGCCGGACGCTCTGGCTCTTCTCCGACACCTTCCTCGACCGGATCCAGGAACCGCCCAATCCGCAAGGGGGGCACCGCCGTTGGCGCACCGCCGACACCGGCGGCACCCCGTTCCTGCGGCACAACTCCGCCGTGGTGATGTCCCGTTCGGGCCGGCTGGAGCGCACCCTGACCGGCGGGGCCGCGGCCGCCCCCGGACCGTTCTTCCCCGACCCGCCCGGCGGCGGCTGGCGCTGGCCGGTCCGCGCGAGCGTGGAGCCCCGCGGGCCGGGATCGGACCGGAAAGTGGTCCGTGTCCTGCTGTGGAACCGCGTCCCCGGCACCGGACCGTGGATCTTCGGCATGCCGCACAGCACCGAGGTCGCCACGCTCTCCCTCCCCGGCCTGCGCCTGGAAGGCATCACCGAGGCCGTCGCTCCGACCTCCGCCGACCCGGGCCGGCGCGTTCTCTACGGCGCGGCGGCGGTCCGCGACGGCGGCTGGACCTATGTCTTCGGCAGCGACGACCCGCCGTCGGCACCCGCCTCCAGCGCTTATCTCGCACGGGTTCCGGCCGGGCGGCTCGGGGACCGCGGAAGCTGGCGGTTCTGGGACGGCGCCCAGTGGCAGCGGCGGGCCGGGCGGGCCCGCCCGGTGCTGCGGGACGGCGGGCCGCGCGGCGTCGGCACCGCCTTCACCGTCGTCCGCGACGGCCCCGCCTGGGTGCTGATCACCATGGACACCGGGGGCGGCGGCACGGCCGGGATGCGGGCCCTCACCAGCTACTGGTCCTGCTCACCCCGCGGCCCCTGGCACGGGCCGAACGGCCGGCTCACCCCGCCCCGCCCACCGGCCGCCGACCCCCAGCACCTCGCGGTCTACAACCCGCAGGCGCACCCCGAATTCACCGCCGACGGCGCATTGCTGCTCAGCTACGACATCAACTGGCTCGGCCCGCCCGGCGTCCCGGCCGATTCCCGCCTCAACGGCGATGTGGACCTGTACCGGCCGCGGTTCCTGCGGGTACGGCTGGGCCCCGTCGGGCCGTGAGCCGGGCAAGAGTCCGTCCTCGTCAACTCCCGTGCTGCTCCCGCCACTTACGGGCCACCTCGTCGATATCGAACGGTACGAGGTTCAGCGGAGGGCCTTCGAGCGGGGTGCGCAGCGCCGCGCGGATGCGCTCATTGAGCGGCGTCAGGATGCGGCGCAGGGCCGTCTCGGTGGGAGCGGCGGCCGCGGCCTCCAGGGCGTCCTCCGCCTCCTTGCGCAGGGCGAGGCTCGGCGGCAGGTAGGAGAGGTGCTCCCGGCTCATCTTGTCCTTGATCCACCACATCTCGTCATACGGCTGATCGAGGTGGGGGAGGGGTTTCCCGGCGCCCGGGAGGCCGGCGAAGTCGCCGCGCTCGGTCGCCTCGCGGATCTGCTTGTCGATCCAGCTCTCGAAGGTGACACCGGGGGGTTTGCGCTCGGTCATCGCGTGCGTCTCCCGAGGGTTCAGGGCCGGTCGGCCGCTCTTCTCCGGACGTGTGCGGGCAGGTGGCTGCCTGCTTTCACGGTAGCGCGGCGCCGGGCTGTGAGGGGCGGTCCCTGGCGGTTCAGCCGGTCGGGTCCGGCTCCGCGGCGGACCCGCCGGTGCCGGAATCACCCGTGTCCGGCCGCTGCGTAGCGGACGGCGCGGTGGGGGTCGGGCTCGGCTCGACGACGGGGAAGGCGTTGTTGCCGCCGCACACCATCGGGCCGACCCGGCCGGCCTTGCCCACGATCATCACGGCGACCTGCCCCGCCGGCTTGTCCCCCGGCACCCGGGCGTTGGCCGCGGTGCACACCAGCTGGTTCAGCGAGGCGGAGTCCAGCAGCTCGACGCCCACCCGCACGTTGATCACCACGGCGCCCTCGCGGGTCTCGGCGGACGGCAGGCCGAGGAACTTCGGCAGCACACTGGTCAGGCCGCGCATCCGCTCCGCGTGGTTCGGGCCCTTCATGAGCAGCTGGAGGGCCGTGTCCGGGTCGACCGGCGTCTTCGCCGGCCGGGTCGCGGAGCGCAGCCCGGACGGCCCGTAGAAGAACAGCTGGACATCGGCCTCGGGCTGGCCCGGCGACTTCATGCCACTGGCGGGTTCACCGGCGTCGATGACATCGGTGGGCGCGATACCGCAGCCGGCCAGCGCCCCGGACAGCGCGGCCGCCAGCGCCCCGGTGAGGGCACCGCCCAGGACGAGCCGCCGGGCCCGCACCGTACGCAGGGCCTTCAGGGCGTTCATGGCGCTCATACGAGGTTCTCTTTTCCGGCTTCGGGACGTGCGCCGTCCGGGTTGTCGTCCGCGGTCTCCCCGGCCGCCCAGGCGCCGTCCGGCGGGCCGTCCGCCTCCCCGGCCGCCGCCCCGGCGGTCTCGCCCTGGCGCAACGGCAGATCCACCGTGAACACCGCACCGGCCTCCGGGGAGTTGGCCGCGCGCATGACGCCGCCGTGCAGCCGTACGTTCTCCATCGCGATGGCCAGACCCAGGCCGCTGCCCTCCGAGCGGGCGCGGGCGGAGTCCGCCTTGTAGAAGCGCTCGAAGACATGCGGCAGGACCTCGGGGTCGATACCGGGCCCGCTGTCGGAGATCTCGATCAGCAGCCGGTCCGCGCCCGGCTCCGGGGTGTGCAGCCGCACCCGGACCGGCTCGCCGCCGTGGTGCAGGGCATTGCCGACCAGGTTGGCGACCACCACATCGAGCCGCCGCGGATCGAGCCGGGCCCGTACGCCGGCCGGCAGCTCCGCCGTCACCCGCTTCTGCCAGGCCCTGGCCTGAAGGGTCTTGCGGATGGTCTCGGCGACGTCCACCTCGTCGAGATGCAGCGCCGCGGCTCCCGCGTCGAACCGCGAGACCTCCATCAGATCCTCCACCATCCGCGCCAGCTTCCCGGTCTCCTGGCTGATCAGCCGGACGGCGGAGGCGGTGTCGGGGTCGAGGGAGTCGGCGTCCTCGTCGAGCACGTCGGTGACCGCGGTCATCGCCGCGAGCGGCGTCCGCAGCTCGTGCGAG is part of the Streptomyces platensis genome and harbors:
- a CDS encoding DUF4185 domain-containing protein, translating into MPKAPLTRTVTVATLLLAVAALVWVLPRTAAPGHAATCGRRIASWTPDSRHTAEFARYGNDNARVDDWTGGDGTHAVRLPDGRTLWLFSDTFLDRIQEPPNPQGGHRRWRTADTGGTPFLRHNSAVVMSRSGRLERTLTGGAAAAPGPFFPDPPGGGWRWPVRASVEPRGPGSDRKVVRVLLWNRVPGTGPWIFGMPHSTEVATLSLPGLRLEGITEAVAPTSADPGRRVLYGAAAVRDGGWTYVFGSDDPPSAPASSAYLARVPAGRLGDRGSWRFWDGAQWQRRAGRARPVLRDGGPRGVGTAFTVVRDGPAWVLITMDTGGGGTAGMRALTSYWSCSPRGPWHGPNGRLTPPRPPAADPQHLAVYNPQAHPEFTADGALLLSYDINWLGPPGVPADSRLNGDVDLYRPRFLRVRLGPVGP
- a CDS encoding DUF1992 domain-containing protein, with the translated sequence MTERKPPGVTFESWIDKQIREATERGDFAGLPGAGKPLPHLDQPYDEMWWIKDKMSREHLSYLPPSLALRKEAEDALEAAAAAPTETALRRILTPLNERIRAALRTPLEGPPLNLVPFDIDEVARKWREQHGS